A window from Parambassis ranga chromosome 13, fParRan2.1, whole genome shotgun sequence encodes these proteins:
- the c18h3orf33 gene encoding protein C3orf33 homolog, producing the protein MGASSGFKGGARAARRQNVNNMPESASTERESEEEMRDTQQRGEGSPSSFNVVSLISQFADDNLTLVRNISTGLAIAGVIVIARSIKLITKFQAAHEIPARFIERNVSLRGRVHSVTESGLEVEHVPIYLPVLTPLLSKRTDVSMSPLLVHLAGVELTPEGVTWLQKNLAPAQTVWLKLITREDDILHCLVSQSKGSLWSCCMNEELLRLGLARTAPMAGVLPDSRLYWHLHRRLHRAELKAERKGRGLWKEDSLWERTATAIRNNALFRLIQRIFKRT; encoded by the exons ATGGGGGCGTCATCCGGCTTCAA AGGCGGGGCCAGAGCAGCGCGTCGACAAAATGTCAACAACATGCCGGAGTCTGCTtccacagaaagagaaagtgaggaggagatgagggaCACGCAGCAAAGAGGAGAGGGAAGCCCTTCGTCCTTTAACGTCGTGTCTCTTATATCTCAGTTCGCAGATGATAATTTAACCCTTGTGCGG AACATTAGCACAGGATTGGCCATTGCTGGTGTCATTGTAATAGCAAGGAGTATCAAGCTG ATCACAAAGTTTCAAGCTGCACATGAGATCCCCGCTCGTTTCATTGAGAGGAATGTCAGCCTACGTGGGAGAGTTCACTCCGTCACAGAGAGTGGACTTGAAGTGGAACATGTCCCCATTTATCTGCCGGTTCTCACCCCTCTGCTTTCAAAGCGCACAG ATGTGTCCATGTCCCCCTTGTTGGTGCATCTTGCAGGAGTTGAACTGACACCAGAGGGAGTAACCTGGCTACAGAAGAACCTGGCACCTGCCCAGACTGTGTGGCTAAAGCTCATCACCCGAGAGGACGACATCCTGCACTGTCTGGTGTCGCAAAGCAAA GGATCGCTGTGGAGCTGTTGTATGAACGAGGAGCTCCTCAGACTCGGCCTGGCTCGTACTGCCCCCATGGCTGGAGTCCTGCCCGACTCTCGACTCTACTGGCATCTCCACAGACGGCTGCACAGGGCAGAGTTGAAAGCTGAGAGGAAGGGTCGAGGTCTGTGGAAGGAGGACAGCCTGTGGGAGAGGACTGCCACGGCCATCAGGAATAACGCTTTATTCAGACTGATCCAGAGGATCTTTAAGAGAACATAA